TTCTGAGGATCCCGAAGAACCGCCCTGGAGCATCCTTACCAAGCGTTGAAGTGATTGCCAGGAGAGCGGGCATCGAGATGGCATCAGCGACACCACCGAGGACTCGAAGAATTACCAAATGGACCCAGTCGCTCGCAATCAGACACAAAAGAGATGAAACTGAACCGAGGGCCGTGCCTATCAGAATGAGACGTTTCCGTGAGAAGCGATCCGCAAGGGCACCTGCAAAGAATTGGGCGACTACCACTGTGGCAAGGGCGGCCGACACGACTATGGGTATCTGGTACGTTTCAGCCCCGAGTTCCGTGCTGAGTCTCGGCAATACGGGAAGGCTGACGAGAGTACTCAGGAAGATGATGAACGCCATCAAGCCAATGGCATACATCCTGTGCAGATCAGATGTCATTCCCCCTCCTCTATAGGGTAGGTTGTCGAATGGCAGAAGGAGTGCAGCGACTGAAGCACGGACACAGGGTTAAGCGTCCGTGTTGTTTTTTGTTATCTTATTTTTGGGTGGGAAATAAGTGTTGCAGAGAATTCTTGGCAGATAGCGTATCATCAAATGGTTCGATTTTATTATTCTCAACAATAACTGATGAACGATCTATTGGAGCCACATCAATTTCAACAACTAATATCTTTGGATCGTTGGTGTAAAAAACATTGTTCACAACAGTGTTATCCCTCCCTGTTGGAGCAGGGATATTTTTCTGATCAAGATAGTCCACCCTTACTGGATCGTCCGTTTTTTTATTAAAAATCTGAATATATCGAGTCAGGTTCTTATTAGATCCGATGAATTTATTATCCTTTATGATGTTGGCAAATCCCGCCAGTTTGACAATCTCTTCATTGTAGGATTTTTCATAACAGTATAGAATATTATTCCGGACAGTTACAAATGAGGCCGCGTATTTGATATCGATATATTGCCCCAGTAATCCCGGTCCCAATATGCTTTCCTCAATGATGATATTATGGGCTCTTGCCATTTTTCCTCTTTCTTCAAGCCCCTTTGATGAACCAATATAAAAGCCTTCTCCTTCATGGGCGTTATAATCTTTGTCCAGCCATTCTCCAATATGATGGATTTTCATTCTTCTAAAGGTGTTATGGTGACTTTCATTCCTGATAGCTACAGCAGTGTTATGTGTATGATGTATATGCACATCTTCAATAATATTATGGTGTGAGCCCGATCCCAATAAATATAAACCGATACGAAAACCATGCGTGTTCCAATACCCCTTGTTCAGAGACACTTTCTTCCCGGTTATTTCTATGCGGGAAATGTTCCAGAACGAGCCACTGAGTTTGATTGCTACCAAATCCTCTTCCTTTTTTTGACCAACCGTGGAAATTACAGCATATCGACCCTGGCCCGTGCTGTCTTTTGATGTAAGGGTGATTCTGTTTTTATCGGACCCATTTGCATGTAGCTTAAAACTCTTATCGATTTCATACACTTTGCCGCCCTGAAGCATAATCGTATCACCTGGCTTGACGGTATCCAATGCATCGTAAACATCCTTGCTTGTAGCGCATTGATAAATATCGCTGGCGTAAAGCACATTGATATTGGCAATCAACAGGGAAAAGAAAATAATTAAAGGGAGCATGAGTCGTTTCGGGGCTAAATAGTTAATGACGTTTTTCATACATCCCTCACCATATCGTTCTCAGCCGACAGCCGTGCGACCTCCCCGCGCAGTCGGGCATTCTCTGTTACGATCTTGCCAGCGCGAATGTCCGCCTCCCTGAACTTTGCCATGAAAACTGCTCCGTTTGGCGTGCGATTGTAATCGTAAATGATGTAGATTGTTCCATCGTCTGCCTGCACGCCATCGGGATAGGTGACCTTCTCCCGTTCATCCAGCATGAGTCCGCCCTGCCACGTCTGGCCTTCATCGTAGGATACAAACGCCACCAGTTTCTCGCGTCTCGTCTTTTCGTTCATGGATCCATGTTTGACCAATAACAATGCGCCAGATTTCAAACGACGCACAAAAAATCGGGTGGTTGGATGTGGTATTTTAAGACGTTCAACGGGCGTCCAACTCTTTCCAAGATCGTGAGAAACTGTCTGGCCGATGCCACGGACTCGCACCAGCATCCAGAGTGAGCCATCTTTTCGCTCAACAATCATCGGTTCATCAGGTCCCCGCAATTCCGCGTTAACAATATTGGCAGTACCACGAAGCTCGAAGGTCTTGCCCTGATCGCGCGAGGCATAGACCTTGATGCTGTTGTCAGTCTTCCATACAGACGAGGTAAAGAGCCAATCGCCATCCGATAGTACCGTTGGTTTGTTCAGCATGATGCCATTACCCAATCGACGCGGTTTCGACCATGTTGGGTTCTCAGCATCTGGATTGCTGGTGACAATAGTCCATATGCCGTAACGGCCATCTTGTTGACCAAAACTCTGTCCCCAGAAAACCCACATCCGATCTTG
The nucleotide sequence above comes from Gemmatimonadota bacterium. Encoded proteins:
- a CDS encoding sialidase family protein, with the translated sequence MTDAESEKQRDTDIALEPATVIVNPWKQHVPPTTRQGVPGIERTAKGRLWVVYGRDVESPRNYQILIRSDDDGHTWSDPKVMVLPCRDVRAMSASIWTDPQDRMWVFWGQSFGQQDGRYGIWTIVTSNPDAENPTWSKPRRLGNGIMLNKPTVLSDGDWLFTSSVWKTDNSIKVYASRDQGKTFELRGTANIVNAELRGPDEPMIVERKDGSLWMLVRVRGIGQTVSHDLGKSWTPVERLKIPHPTTRFFVRRLKSGALLLVKHGSMNEKTRREKLVAFVSYDEGQTWQGGLMLDEREKVTYPDGVQADDGTIYIIYDYNRTPNGAVFMAKFREADIRAGKIVTENARLRGEVARLSAENDMVRDV